The DNA sequence GACGAGCAGGTACTCTTCCTTTCGGATATTTTCCCGACGGGGTACATGGGTGCCGAAAACGCCGATATCGACGAGGGTGATACCGTTGCGGTCTGGGGCTGTGGACCAGTCGGACAGTTCGCCATCCAGAGTGCTCACATGCTCGGCGCTGACAGGGTAGTGGCCATCGACCGCGTGCCCGAACGGCTGGAGATGGCACGCGAACACGGCGAGGCCGAAACCATCGACTACGAGGACGAAGACGTCTACGACCGTCTGATGGACATGACCGGAAATCGGGGGCCGGACGGGTGCATCGACGCGGTCGGGTCGGAGGCCCACGGTCTCGACGGGGATTATAGTGGGATGGACCGACCATACGTGCTCCAGCAGGCGGTCAAGTCCTGTCGCAAGGGTGGTACGCTCTCGATGCCGGGCGTCTATATCGACATGATGGACGACTTCCCGATCGGCCCGCTAATGAACAAAGCTATAACGGTGAAAACGGGCCAAACCCACGTCCAACGCTACCTCGACCCGCTGTTGGAGCGCATCGAGGCCGGCGATATCGACCCGTCGTTCGTCATCACTCACGAGGAGCCACTGGAGAACGGTCCCGACCTCTACGAGACCTTCCGTGACAAGGAGGACGACTGCATCAAGGTGGTGTTGACACCATAAGGGCGTCCGGTACACACCCGGTGGTCGATGCCACGGGAGCGAACGCGCCCATCGACGCCGAATGTGGCGATGGACGAGACGGATACCGTCATATCGATAGACCACCACTGTCACACGATGGTCGCACTCTACCCCATCCTATCGCTCCTCATCGTGTTCGCGCTCTCGGCGCTGATCGTCCGGATCGGGTCGATCGCGTTCAGGATGACCGGGATGTCGTCGGACGTCGCCTCGTTTCAAGCCGCGTCGGCGTACTCGGGCGCGGGATTCACGACCGACGAGGCGGAAGTCATCACGGAATCACTCGGACGCCGGAAGATCGCTCAACGGCTCATCCGCCTCGGAAGCGTCGGCATCATCAGCGGTATCGCCTCGCTCACGCTCTCGTTTACCGGTAGCGGGAACAACAACATCGGGACGATTGCACTCATCGTCGGTGGCGCTGTCGTGGTCTACCTGTTCGCGCGCAGTCGATGGGTCGAACGAGTCACCACACCCCTCATCGAGCGGACGCTCGCCCGCACGACAGACCTGCGTCTGCGTGATTATACGCAGGTGCTCGGGCTACGGAACGGTTATCGCGTCGCCGAGATCGACGTCGATGCGGAGGACTGGCTCACCGCGGGGTCGATAGCCGAG is a window from the Halalkalicoccus subterraneus genome containing:
- a CDS encoding zinc-dependent alcohol dehydrogenase, producing MRALAWHGEEDVRVDDVPEPEIENPTDAIIDVTATAICGSDLHLYDGYMPSMQEGDVLGHEPMGEVIEVGSDVETIEEGDRVVVPFTISCGSCWFCENDLYSLCDESNPNAEMARENMGHSPAGLFGYSHMLGGFAGGQAEQLRVPYADVGPVKIDSDLPDEQVLFLSDIFPTGYMGAENADIDEGDTVAVWGCGPVGQFAIQSAHMLGADRVVAIDRVPERLEMAREHGEAETIDYEDEDVYDRLMDMTGNRGPDGCIDAVGSEAHGLDGDYSGMDRPYVLQQAVKSCRKGGTLSMPGVYIDMMDDFPIGPLMNKAITVKTGQTHVQRYLDPLLERIEAGDIDPSFVITHEEPLENGPDLYETFRDKEDDCIKVVLTP
- a CDS encoding TrkA C-terminal domain-containing protein codes for the protein MVALYPILSLLIVFALSALIVRIGSIAFRMTGMSSDVASFQAASAYSGAGFTTDEAEVITESLGRRKIAQRLIRLGSVGIISGIASLTLSFTGSGNNNIGTIALIVGGAVVVYLFARSRWVERVTTPLIERTLARTTDLRLRDYTQVLGLRNGYRVAEIDVDAEDWLTAGSIAELDLPAEGVLPLAVERADGTYIGVPGPDVEKQPDDTLVLFGQEDRLQELSGRHETDTQAREDAVEDHQDRLEARDQSA